The genomic window CAGTACTCGCCGAACATCCCATCGATGGCTTCGTACTGCGGCTTGCCTTCGTTCATGCCTTTGTAGAACTTCAATTCATTAACCCTGAACATGCCTTTGTCGGGCGCGGCGTAGCGGATTTCGCCTTTGGCCCAGGTCGCGTGCACTCCGGCCGGAGCGGCGGTCAAGTCATAGTGCCAGCGGGTGAAATCGGCTTCCAGTCGCTGCACGGTTTTGCTTTGTGTCTCCCAGGCCTGCAGCAGGCGAGTCAGTTCCTGTTCCTGAACGGGCGTCAGAGCGGGGAAGGGGGCGGCGGGAGCGACAGTCGCTTGGGCCGCCGCATTGGCGGGCCGCGCGGTGTTTTGTGCGGCGGCACCACCGGCTGCGGTGGGGTTGGCCTGCGTGGCGGCTTGCTGTCCGGCGGCACGCTGCTGCGCCAATTGGTGCTGCTGGGCCGGCGTCAACGGCTGTCCGCCGCCGGCCGCTTGGCCGCGATAGCCACCCTGAGCCGGAGCCTGCGCACTTACCGAACCGACAACCAATACAGTGGAAGCGGCAATCATTAAAAAACGCATCATCCTTGACGCCTTTCTGGCCATCAGCCATTCATTCGAGAGCCGTGCGAGTCGCGGATTGCCAGCTTGCAAGCCTTGCCAACTGCGCACCAGGTAAAAAAAGTGTAATACGGAAGAGAACCATCCCGCGAAAACGCACCGGGCGGGAAGCCTTCCGACCCCGCCCCGGTCCGTACTCGCCGAACCCTAGCCGGCCAAACGCGACAGCCGTCCGCCAGGGTGAGCCAACTCGTCAGCGGTGGGCTGATAACGATACTGCATCAGGTAAGCGTCTTCGGTGCTGTCATCGTAGAAGTCCCGCAAAACCGAGACGGCTCGGAAGCCCAACCCGCGGAAGAACAACTGGGCGTCCAGGTTCGTTTCGCGAACTTCCAACATGATCCGGTTGCGGCGATCATGCGACAGTTTGCCCATCAGTTTGCTGACCATCGACCGGCCAATGCCCTGACGCTTGGCGTCGGCAGCAACGGCAAAGTTCAAAATGTGCAAACGGTTTTTATGCAATTCGTAAATCATAAAACCCACAACGCGATCTTCTTGCTCGGCCACCATGCCGATGCAATTGCGTTGTCGCAGACAGCGAATAAAGTCCTCTTCGGACCAGGCGAATTCAAAATTCGAAGATTCGATTTCAAGCACAGCCTGCATGTCCCGGCGGATCATCCACCGGATATGAACGCAGGTCTCTTGATCAGTGTGGCCCATCGTGGAACTCCCTTCCAACGGCTACTGTGGATTAATCCAAGTCAGTGATTGACTGGCTGACTGCTATAACTTTCTCGCTCAGCGAACCGGCGTTTTGCGAAACCGCCTGCGGTTCGTCTGATGGGTCGGAAAATACCAGAACGTCCTACCAGGGCCAAGACAAATTTCACGCGAACCCGTTGCCCTGTTTTCCCGCGTCGCATCCCACCAGCCGGCAAGCCCCAACGGTGGCGCGGCTGCGCCGATAAGCTATGCTAAAGCAGTTTCGCTCACGCCCCCTTCCCACCTAAACTACCAGCAAAACGCAATGCTTCTTCCTCGTTTGCTCCGATGGCCCTTGTTTTGCGGCCTGCTGTTTCTGACCGCTTCCCTGCCGGCGTTGGCCCAACCGTCGGACGGCGGCGAACCACCCGCGGAAGAAGCCGCAAAAACCGATCACGAATCGCAATTGCTCAGCCACACCCGGCAGCTGACCTTCGAAGGCCGCCGATCGGGAGAAGGCTATTTCAGCGCCGATGGCCAAACGATGGTTTTCCAGAGCGAGCGCGAAGCCGGTAACCCGTTTTATCAGATCTATACGATGGATCTGGCCACCGCCGATATCACGCGGATCTCTCCCGGCCAAGGTAAAACCACCTGTGCCTGGATCCACCCCACCGATGGGCGGATCCTGTTTTCCAGCACGCACGCCGATCCGCAGGCCGTGGAGAAACAACGTGAGGAACTGGAATTGCGGCAGGCCGGCAAACAGCGCCGTTACTCGTGGAGCTACGACCCGGAGTATGAGCTGTACGCCAAATCGCCGAGCACCGGTGAACTGACGCAGTTGACGGACGTCGAAGGCTATGACGCCGAGGGTTCCTACAGCCCCGATGGCAGCAAAATCGCCTTTGCTTCTAATCGTCAAGCGTACAGCCGCCCGCTGAGCGAGCGCGAAGCGGAATTGTTCAAACACGATCCGGCTTCGATGATGGAGATCTACATCATGGATGCCGACGGATCGAACGTGCAGCGGCTGACCACCACGCTGGGCTACGACGGCGGCCCCTTCTTCTCGCCCGACGGTCAACGCATCTGCTGGCGGCGGTTCTCCGAAGACGGGGCGACCGCGGAGATTTACACGATGCGAATCGACGGCAGTGACCAACGCCGCTTGACGCACTTGCAGGCGATGAGCTGGGCGCCGTTCTACCATCCCTCGGGCGACTACCTGATTTTCACCACCAACGTCCACGGCTTTGGAAATTTCGAACTGTACTTGGTCCGCGCCGATGGTCAGGGCGAACCGGTGCGCGTCACCGAAACCGAAGGCGCCGATCTGCTGCCCGTGTTTCTGCCCGACGGCAAGCGGCTGGCCTGGACCTCCACGCGGACCAGCAACAAACGCTCACAGATTTTTCTTGCCGACTGGAACGACGCCGTCGCTCGTCAATTGCTGGACATCGGATCGGAAGAACGGACCGCCGCGTTGGCTTCGGCCGACGCCACCAGCACGGATTTCACGCCCGCCGACATCGGCCGCCACGTCGACTTCCTGACGAGGCCCGAGCTAGGCGGGCGACTGACCGGTACCGAGGGCGAACGTCGCGCGACCGCGTATGTAGCCGCCTACCTGGAAAGCCTAGGCTTTGAACCCGCAGGCACCGACGGCTCCTGGTACCAGGAATTCGAATTTCCTGCCGGTTCCGAACGTACCGATAAAAACCGCTTCGCCGCCGGCAAACAGGTCTATACCCAAGATCAACAATGGCGACCGCTGGCGTTTTCCGGCACCGGCGACTTTGATCCCGCCGAACTGGTGTTTGCCGGTTACGGTATGCAGGTGCCACCGGGCAACGATGAAGAGGAATACGACAGCTACGTGCACCTGGATGTGGCCGGCAAATGGGTCGTAGTCCTGCGAGACCTGCCGCAAGACATTACACCAGAGCAACGTCAAAAGATGGCTCGTTATTCCGCCCCACGCCGCAAGGCGCAGGTGGCTCGTGACCTGGGAGCCCGCGGATTGATCTTTGTTACCGGGCCAACCAGTAAAGTTCGCAACGAATTGATGCGTTTCGACACCAATGCCTCCTCGGGCAGTGTCAGCATCGCCGTGCTAAGTGTCACCAACGCGGTCGCACAGCAGTGGTTCCAGGCCGCCGGCAAGGACCTCGGCAAAGTGCAGACATCGCTGGACAAAGGCGACCTGCAGATGGGCTTTGCCCTGGGCAGCGACGAAGAGACCGAACCACTCAAACTGTCCGCAACGATTGATATCTTGCGGAAAACCGGCACCGGCCGAAACGTGCTGGGCCGTTTGCCCGCGGCGGACCAACCCACCGAGCAAATGCTGATCGTTGGCGCCCACGTCGACCACCTCGGCCGCGGTGCCGGCAGCAACAGCCTGGCCAGCGAGGACGAACAGGACCAGATCCACGCCGGTGCCGATGACAACGCCAGCGGGGTCGCCGCCATGCTAGAGGTCGCGCAAAACATCGCTTCCCAGGTTCGTAACGGAAAACTGAAACCGCAACGCGATCTGCTGGTGGCCGGCTGGTCCGGCGAAGAACTGGGCCTGTTCGGCTCCCAAGCCTTCGTGGAAGATTTTTATTCGCTGTATCCACACGCCGCCCGCGCGAACCCACATGCTCACGCCGACCATGCTCACGCCGACCATGCTCACGCAAGTGCGGACCAAGCGCCTGCCCACGCTGCGGGAGATGCAGACGACGCAGCGAAGGCTCACGCCGCAGCGCCGGAGTCCGCGACGGATGCGCACGGCAGCTTGGACGACACGGTTGCCGATCTACCCTCGGCACCGCTGGCCCACGGCAGTGCCCCCGATGCCGAAACGCTCACCGCCGCCGTCTCGGCTTACCTGAACCTAGACATGGTGGGACGGCTGCGGAAAAAGCTGGTGATCCAAGGCATTGGATCTTCGCCATACTGGGACGCCGAAGTGCAACGTCGTAACGTTCCGGTGGGATTGGAATTGGAACTGGACAAAACCAGCAGCCGCTTGCCCACCGACGCCGCCTCGTTCGTTTCTCGCGGCGTGCCCATTCTGGCGTTCTTTACCGGTGCCCATGAGGACTATCACACGCCCCGCGATACGGCTGACAAGTTGAACTATGAAGGCGCCGCAAAAATCGCCAACCTGACCGCTTTGATTTCCCGCGGACTGCTGATGTCGGATCAAGCACCTACGTTCGAAATGAACGAAGGCGAACAAGCTGCCGACACGCCGCGAGTGCGTTTGACGGCTTACCTGGGCACGATCCCCGACTACGCTTCGGGCGACGTTAAAGGCCTGTTGCTGTCCGGCGTGGCCAAACGTGGGCCGGCCGCTCAGGCGGGCCTGAAGGCCGGAGACCTAATCGTCGAATTGGCGGGTCGCAAGATCGAAAACATCTACGACTACACCTACGCCATCGAAGCCCTCAAGATCGGTGAAGCGGTCAAAGTTGTGGTGATCCGCGACGAGCAACGCGTCGAACTGCGAGTCACGCCCGGCTCCAGGGACTAACCGAGTAGCGACTCTTCCGTAGCTACGCTCGCCAGCGCGTGGGACGTCGTCGCCTTCCGTAGCTACGCTCGCCAGAGCGTGAGACGTCGCCGACTTTCGTAGCTACGCTCGCCAGAGCGTGGGAAGGCGCTCGTTATCCGCTCGCAAGAGGCAAGCAGGCTGCGGAGTTGGTCGTTTGAGCTCGATTATTCTTCAGCCGTTTGGGCGCTAGCCCACGGTTCCCAGGATTCACGCAATGAACCGTGGGCTAGCGCCCAAACGGCTGATTTATAAACGCGTTGACTCGCGTATCTCACACCGCGCGCCGGACGCCAGCCCGCGGCGCGGCTCCCCAGGCTGGAAGCCTAGGCTACGCGGGCACGTAGTTTCTTAAAAAGGTGTGACTTTGCACCAGTGATTTCCGGCGGTCATCAAGCGTGCCCTCGTAGGCTCGGTCTTCCACTTCCACGCACACCGGTCCGTCGTACACGCTGTCGGTCAGCGCGGAAAAGAATTGCCCCCAGTCCACGTCCCCCATGCCCGGCAACTTGGGCGTGTGGTACTCCGCTGGATGAGCCATGATGCCGACATCGTCCAGCCGTTGTCGGTCGATGCGGACGTCTTTGGCATGCACGTGGAAGAAGCGATCGGCGAACTCCCGGATCGGTTTAAGATAATCCATCTGTTGCCAAATCAGGTGCGATGGATCGTAATTCAGTCCGAAGTGAGCGCTGGGGATGTCTGCGAACATCCGTCGCCAAATCGCCGGCGTGGTGGCCAAGTTTTTTCCGCCGGGCCACTCATCGGCCGAAAACGACATCGGACAGTTTTCGATGCCAATCCGCACGTTTCGCGACTCGGCATGCTCGATCAAAGGACGCCAAACCTCCAGAAACCGCGGCCAATTGTCGTCGACCGAGCGGCGATAATCACGTCCCACAAAGGACGTCACACATTCGATCCCGGCAATCGCCGCGGCGTCCATGACCAGCTTTAAATGTTCCGCCGCCGCCGCGGTCGCAGCCGTGTCGGCATCTAATAGATTGGGGTAATACCCCAACGCGCTGGCCGACACGTTAAATTCCTCGCACAAGTCCGTCAGCCGCGAAGCAGAGCCCGTGCGGACGATTTCGGCGACGTCCACGTGCGACACGCCGGCGTACCGACGCTCCGCTTTGCCGGCTGGCCAACACATCAATTCCACACAGTCGTATCCGCATTGAGAAGCGAGCTGCAGGACTTCTCGCAGTGACAGTTCCGGCAGAATCGCGCTGACAAATCCGAGTTTCATGATGCACCTAGCGAATCAAATTAAGTCACATCCACCCAGCCGCGGGAGCTATGGCTGTGCAGGATCGCCTCGCACACAGCTACCTCACGATGGCCTTCCGCAAACGAAGCCACCGTTGGCAGGCCACAGCCCTCGCCATCGAGCAGATGACCATAGAAGGAAAGAAACGACTGCTTAAAACTATCGTCATAGCCCTCGTTATGACCGCCGGGATAACTGGCCACCGCGGCGGCCGGAACGGACAGCAGGGCGGGATCACGGAGCAACACGGAATTGGCCGCGTCGCGACTGCCCAACCATAATTCACACGGCTTCTCACTGTTCCAAGCCATCGCACCGGAAGCCCCAGCGATTTCATACCGCAAACAATTCTTGCGTCCGGCAGTGACCTGCGAGACCGATACCGAGCCCCGTGAACCGTCAGCAAACCGCAATAAAATATTGGCGGCGTCGTCGGTATCCACGGTCACCGCTTCGGTGGCGGCCTCCGCATCGACGCTCGCAAACGACTGCACTTCACCGCTGGGTCGATGACGTGTTGTGTACGCCGTTTGCAGGTCCGCACACACCGATTGAATCGGTTGACCGGTGATCCACTGCAGCAGGTCCATCCAATGCGTGCCGATATCCGCTACCGCACGCAGCGCACCTCCGCGATCCGCGCGGACCCGCCAGTTGTAATCGGTCTGGTGCAGCAACCAATCTTGAACGTAGCTGCCCGTGACGTGAAACACTCTGCCCAGGGCCCCTGTGTCGATCCGTTGCCGGGCTTCGCAGCACAGCGGGTAAAACCGGATGTTGTAGTTAACGCCGGTGTGCAACTGGGGATGCTCTGCGGCCAACGCGACCAGCTGAGCGGTTTCTTCGGCGGTCATGGCCAGCGGTTTCTCGCACAGCACATGTTTGCCGGCCAGGATCGCATCGCGCGCCATCGCGAAGTGCGTATCGTTGGGAGTCGTAATGTGCACCACATCGACTTGGGGATCCTGCAGCAACTGGTCGTAGCTCTCATACCCCACCGCTCCATAAGGTTCGGCGAAGGAGGCACTTTTGGCGGCACTGGATCCCAACGCGCCGGCAATCCGCACGCCGATCCGGCGGAGTGCTTCGGCATGCACCCACCCCATAAATCCGGTTCCGGCGATGGCGGCGGCACAACCTGCCAGCGAGGCCTTGGCTTGCGTCATCAGGCTTGTTCCACGCGGCAGTGTTTGAGGATCTCTTCGGGCGTGGCACGGTAGCCGACGTAGAACGGCCCAAATTCCGCGTACACCGCGCTGGCTTCGTCGAACCGCATCCGGTACACGATTTCGCGGAGGTATTCCGGGTTGCGGCCCCACAGCGTGACCATCCACTCCCAGTCATCCAATCCCACGCCCACGGTGATCAGTTGGCTGACCCGTCCGGCGAAGGCGATTCCGCTTCGCGCGTGTTCAGCCATCAGACTGTTACGATGAGAGAACGGTTCGGTGAACCAGTTTTTCCCCACGTCGCGACTCTTGCTCATCGGATAAAAGCACGCCGCCGGCCATTCGGGGAAATCCGGTGACAGGCGTTGCTGGTTCATGATCGGCAACCGTCGTTCGTAAGCGCTCATCTTGGCTTCGAAAGCCGGCGACCCGGCCTCTTCGCCTTCGGCCAATAAACGCTCGCGGTAGCGTTCGACCGTGGGCACGTATTCACTGATCTCGCTCATCGAGACAAAGGACCAAGTCGGTTCGATGGCTCCGCCCAACGGTCCAGACATGATTTGCTGGTGCACCGCATCAATTTTCAGCGGATTGGGATCCATCATCATCAAGATCCAGTCCGCCCGGTGGCCGCTGGTGATGTAGCCTTGCAGCCGTTCGGGCCGTAGGTCGTCCTGGGGATTCAGCGCCGACAAAAACGCTTCACATCCCGCCCGGCGATCCTGCGCGGACAATTGCGACAAGGCGGCGCGGTCGAAGCGGTAGCAATAGTGCGAACAATGCCAGCCCTGCGAGGGGACTACCGAAGGTTCAGGCAGCGGAGTACTGGCGGGACGCGTCGACATGCGGGAGGCTCCATAAATCGGTAGGACAAACGGCGGGTATCAACGGCTTATCGTAAAGCCCGCAGCGGGCAACGACGAGCCCCCGGAGGAAGCGGCCAACCGCGACAATCCGTACAGCCGCGCCACCTTGTGTGGAACTTTGAAATCGCCAGTGGAGGGATCCCCGCGGCGACTTGCCCAACCCGAGGGGCGTCGTATGCATTGCATGTCCTTTCCTACGCACCCCCTGTGACCGGCATGTCGATCCGCAACGCTCTGCTCAACACCCGTCGTATTGCCTCGGGCCCCATGCGCCGCCTGCAGGTTCAACGGCTGGCCGCTCGCGGATGTGCACCGCTGTATTGCTTGTTCTATCACCGCGTCGCCGACACGCATCCCAATGACTGGACGATCAGTTGCGATCGATTCGCACAGCACATCGATTACATGCGTTCGCAATTCGAGATGATCGGACTGGACGAACTGCAGCGACGGGTGCGACAAAAAGACAGCCATCGGCCGGCAATCGCGATCACCTTCGATGATGGCTACGCGGAAAACAGCCGCTTCGCGCTGCCGCTGCTGATGCAACACAAAATTCCTTGCACCTACTTCGTCAGCACGCAGCATGTGCTGACCGGACGCCCCTTCGGCCACGATCAGGCAGCCGGCGTCCCGTTGCCGGTCAACACGGTGGAAGAACTGCGGGCGGCGGCCGAGGGCGGTGTGGAAATCGGCCTGCATACCCGCACGCATGTGGACCTGGCGGGCGTGGACGACGCCGACGTGCTGCAGCGCGAGATCACCGACGCGGTCCCCGAACTGGCCGACCTGATCGGCCGCCGAATCCGCTACTTTGCCTTTCCCTACGGGCTGCCCCAACAAATCACGCAAGCCGGTGTGCAAGCCGTTTACGACGCCGGTTTGGAAGGCTTTTGTAGCGCCTT from Roseimaritima ulvae includes these protein-coding regions:
- a CDS encoding TIGR03009 domain-containing protein; this encodes MMRFLMIAASTVLVVGSVSAQAPAQGGYRGQAAGGGQPLTPAQQHQLAQQRAAGQQAATQANPTAAGGAAAQNTARPANAAAQATVAPAAPFPALTPVQEQELTRLLQAWETQSKTVQRLEADFTRWHYDLTAAPAGVHATWAKGEIRYAAPDKGMFRVNELKFYKGMNEGKPQYEAIDGMFGEYWACNGKQLLDYDRGEKKCTVQDLPPELQGTQIFESPLPFVFNLDATKIRQRYWVRTVPSPKPDMVVVEAWPKRQEDRSQYRLVQVVIDPQTFLPQALLMYAPNFNAKTAPAWDHYEFSGVKKNSIIGGLQQFVDKFIEKPDSNWKIVRERYQPPAEEGQAQLQQATNPALRR
- the rimI gene encoding ribosomal protein S18-alanine N-acetyltransferase — its product is MGHTDQETCVHIRWMIRRDMQAVLEIESSNFEFAWSEEDFIRCLRQRNCIGMVAEQEDRVVGFMIYELHKNRLHILNFAVAADAKRQGIGRSMVSKLMGKLSHDRRNRIMLEVRETNLDAQLFFRGLGFRAVSVLRDFYDDSTEDAYLMQYRYQPTADELAHPGGRLSRLAG
- a CDS encoding M20/M25/M40 family metallo-hydrolase, producing the protein MLLPRLLRWPLFCGLLFLTASLPALAQPSDGGEPPAEEAAKTDHESQLLSHTRQLTFEGRRSGEGYFSADGQTMVFQSEREAGNPFYQIYTMDLATADITRISPGQGKTTCAWIHPTDGRILFSSTHADPQAVEKQREELELRQAGKQRRYSWSYDPEYELYAKSPSTGELTQLTDVEGYDAEGSYSPDGSKIAFASNRQAYSRPLSEREAELFKHDPASMMEIYIMDADGSNVQRLTTTLGYDGGPFFSPDGQRICWRRFSEDGATAEIYTMRIDGSDQRRLTHLQAMSWAPFYHPSGDYLIFTTNVHGFGNFELYLVRADGQGEPVRVTETEGADLLPVFLPDGKRLAWTSTRTSNKRSQIFLADWNDAVARQLLDIGSEERTAALASADATSTDFTPADIGRHVDFLTRPELGGRLTGTEGERRATAYVAAYLESLGFEPAGTDGSWYQEFEFPAGSERTDKNRFAAGKQVYTQDQQWRPLAFSGTGDFDPAELVFAGYGMQVPPGNDEEEYDSYVHLDVAGKWVVVLRDLPQDITPEQRQKMARYSAPRRKAQVARDLGARGLIFVTGPTSKVRNELMRFDTNASSGSVSIAVLSVTNAVAQQWFQAAGKDLGKVQTSLDKGDLQMGFALGSDEETEPLKLSATIDILRKTGTGRNVLGRLPAADQPTEQMLIVGAHVDHLGRGAGSNSLASEDEQDQIHAGADDNASGVAAMLEVAQNIASQVRNGKLKPQRDLLVAGWSGEELGLFGSQAFVEDFYSLYPHAARANPHAHADHAHADHAHASADQAPAHAAGDADDAAKAHAAAPESATDAHGSLDDTVADLPSAPLAHGSAPDAETLTAAVSAYLNLDMVGRLRKKLVIQGIGSSPYWDAEVQRRNVPVGLELELDKTSSRLPTDAASFVSRGVPILAFFTGAHEDYHTPRDTADKLNYEGAAKIANLTALISRGLLMSDQAPTFEMNEGEQAADTPRVRLTAYLGTIPDYASGDVKGLLLSGVAKRGPAAQAGLKAGDLIVELAGRKIENIYDYTYAIEALKIGEAVKVVVIRDEQRVELRVTPGSRD
- a CDS encoding sugar phosphate isomerase/epimerase family protein; its protein translation is MKLGFVSAILPELSLREVLQLASQCGYDCVELMCWPAGKAERRYAGVSHVDVAEIVRTGSASRLTDLCEEFNVSASALGYYPNLLDADTAATAAAAEHLKLVMDAAAIAGIECVTSFVGRDYRRSVDDNWPRFLEVWRPLIEHAESRNVRIGIENCPMSFSADEWPGGKNLATTPAIWRRMFADIPSAHFGLNYDPSHLIWQQMDYLKPIREFADRFFHVHAKDVRIDRQRLDDVGIMAHPAEYHTPKLPGMGDVDWGQFFSALTDSVYDGPVCVEVEDRAYEGTLDDRRKSLVQSHTFLRNYVPA
- a CDS encoding Gfo/Idh/MocA family protein encodes the protein MTQAKASLAGCAAAIAGTGFMGWVHAEALRRIGVRIAGALGSSAAKSASFAEPYGAVGYESYDQLLQDPQVDVVHITTPNDTHFAMARDAILAGKHVLCEKPLAMTAEETAQLVALAAEHPQLHTGVNYNIRFYPLCCEARQRIDTGALGRVFHVTGSYVQDWLLHQTDYNWRVRADRGGALRAVADIGTHWMDLLQWITGQPIQSVCADLQTAYTTRHRPSGEVQSFASVDAEAATEAVTVDTDDAANILLRFADGSRGSVSVSQVTAGRKNCLRYEIAGASGAMAWNSEKPCELWLGSRDAANSVLLRDPALLSVPAAAVASYPGGHNEGYDDSFKQSFLSFYGHLLDGEGCGLPTVASFAEGHREVAVCEAILHSHSSRGWVDVT
- the hemQ gene encoding hydrogen peroxide-dependent heme synthase, with translation MSTRPASTPLPEPSVVPSQGWHCSHYCYRFDRAALSQLSAQDRRAGCEAFLSALNPQDDLRPERLQGYITSGHRADWILMMMDPNPLKIDAVHQQIMSGPLGGAIEPTWSFVSMSEISEYVPTVERYRERLLAEGEEAGSPAFEAKMSAYERRLPIMNQQRLSPDFPEWPAACFYPMSKSRDVGKNWFTEPFSHRNSLMAEHARSGIAFAGRVSQLITVGVGLDDWEWMVTLWGRNPEYLREIVYRMRFDEASAVYAEFGPFYVGYRATPEEILKHCRVEQA
- a CDS encoding polysaccharide deacetylase family protein translates to MSIRNALLNTRRIASGPMRRLQVQRLAARGCAPLYCLFYHRVADTHPNDWTISCDRFAQHIDYMRSQFEMIGLDELQRRVRQKDSHRPAIAITFDDGYAENSRFALPLLMQHKIPCTYFVSTQHVLTGRPFGHDQAAGVPLPVNTVEELRAAAEGGVEIGLHTRTHVDLAGVDDADVLQREITDAVPELADLIGRRIRYFAFPYGLPQQITQAGVQAVYDAGLEGFCSAFGAYNLPGRDAYHIRRIHGDPDFSRLRNWLEFDSRKLKIEPELRYSLPAPPQPIAPK